A window of Trichoderma atroviride chromosome 3, complete sequence contains these coding sequences:
- a CDS encoding uncharacterized protein (EggNog:ENOG41), translated as MDPGRRAMIADSRSSGRREPTAPRPDSNNRVSKSSRQGPSTSARNTAKYLTQDEQSRQFVADEDKFVLKQAKKKADIRVREGRAKPIDILAFNLRFVDADRDVFDEDDADDEIEVDPPAKVIQDLSSAGQISELDSNIVSYHVLETDSRNRRYWEALRTLCADRRAKLDPRGHEGRVVSSVADDIDRILAPKTFDELEALEKQIKTKLKSNEDIDTDYWEQLLRSLRVWKAKATLARIAEDIDAKKKERLAKRAPRPKEPSRDGGLPTSSSHSSGGSLAATNKVDAYETGNADDSQATMALYDREAARGVSENEEVFAAEEALPSGAQPPAVDRKVSGSQAQVLQSCTDGL; from the coding sequence ATGGATCCCGGGCGACGAGCCATGATTGCAGACTCTCGATCGTCTGGTCGTCGAGAGCCCACGGCGCCGCGACCCGATTCAAACAACCGGGTGTCCAAATCGAGCCGACAAGGCCCGTCGACATCTGCGCGCAATACTGCCAAGTACTTGACACAAGACGAACAATCGCGACAGTTCGTGGCCGACGAGGACAAATTCGTGCTGaagcaggccaagaagaaggccgacaTTCGGGTGCGCGAAGGGCGGGCGAAGCCCATCGACATCCTAGCTTTCAACCTGCGCTTTGTCGACGCCGATCGCGATGTCttcgatgaggatgatgccgacgacgagattgaAGTAGATCCACCTGCCAAAGTCATTCAAGATCTATCCTCTGCTGGGCAGATATCGGAGCTCGACTCGAATATCGTGTCTTACCATGTTCTGGAGACAGATTCACGGAACCGTCGGTACTGGGAGGCTTTGCGGACACTATGCGCGGATCGGAGGGCTAAACTGGATCCGCGGGGACACGAAGGGAGAGTCGTGAGCAGCGTTGCGGACGACATAGACAGGATCCTCGCACCAAAGACATTCGACGAGCTAGAGGccctggagaagcagatcaAGACCAAGTTAAAGTCAAACGAAGACATCGATACCGATTACTGGGAACAATTGCTTCGCAGCCTCAGGGTAtggaaggccaaggccacgCTCGCCCGGATAGCGGAAGACATCGacgcgaagaagaaggagcgGCTTGCAAAAAGGGCTCCGCGCCCCAAAGAGCCCTCCAGAGATGGCGGTCTGCCCACTAGTAGCAGCCATAGTTCAGGTGGCTCCTTGGCGGCAACAAACAAAGTGGATGCTTATGAAACCGGGAACGCAGACGACTCTCAAGCCACAATGGCACTATACGACAGAGAGGCGGCACGCGGGGTGTCTGAAAATGAGGAAGTCTTTGCGGCTGAGGAAGCCCTGCCTAGTGGCGCGCAACCCCCCGCAGTGGACAGAAAAGTATCAGGCTCGCAAGCCCAGGTACTTCAATCGTGTACAGATGGGCTATGA
- a CDS encoding uncharacterized protein (EggNog:ENOG41~TransMembrane:1 (o23-44i)): MLVELYQKIEDKFLRHLKEEVDILYWVAAMISRIIMSKMCLIIYQPMLFPGSDHELTAEIRERIYIAAIEIIEYNYKLNTDPRCKQFRWLFRTYTNWSAIAYILVETCRRPWTPLVQRGWEAVNGYDKDLAENAKRADHAVVFLPLRKLFIRARRYQESEVARLRADPEEARRLDLAERVNPPRARFDPVPGLEVRQQQVRETWRAMVQLEGSTPSSSTSNPQHQQTSMNSFMPEESKPSLHQTPVTGATGSHFSQSNAVSQMPMSMTDDTMEYMDTFMAQSNVPMAELWNVGMVAMHNGHATVSMPERQHVQGNMVGQEAIMLPSQQPKNDHHVPPYLWPENFAQPNPKFEMEDADMLGANFNWHDWNQSIRGLGMEGTQSKQSW; the protein is encoded by the coding sequence ATGTTGGTTGAGCTCTATCAGAAGATCGAAGACAAATTCCTTCGGCATCTTAAAGAGGAAGTCGACATTTTATATTGGGTTGCGGCTATGATATCGCGCATCATCATGTCCAAGATGTGCCTCATAATATATCAGCCAATGCTTTTCCCCGGCTCTGATCACGAGCTCACAGCAGAAATCCGCGAGCGGATCTACATTGCCGCCATCGAAATCATCgaatataattataaactcAATACCGATCCTAGATGCAAACAGTTCCGATGGCTGTTTAGGACATATACGAACTGGTCTGCGATTGCCTATATACTCGTCGAGACATGCCGTCGTCCTTGGACACCACTTGTCCAGCGTGGCTGGGAGGCAGTCAATGGCTACGATAAAGATTTGGCTGAGAACGCCAAGAGAGCTGACCATGCCGTCGTCTTCCTTCCTTTACGTAAACTATTCATCAGAGCAAGGAGATATCAGGAGTCAGAGGTGGCTCGACTAAGGGCTGACCCCGAAGAAGCCAGGCGCCTAGACCTCGCAGAACGAGTAAACCCACCTCGGGCGCGGTTCGACCCAGTTCCAGGCTTAGAAGTCAGGCAACAACAAGTCAGAGAGACATGGAGAGCAATGGTCCAATTGGAGGGCTCCACACCGTCCTCATCAACCTCCAACCCGCAACATCAGCAAACATCAATGAATTCATTCATGCCCGAAGAGTCCAAGCCATCGTTACATCAGACACCAGTAACTGGTGCCACTGGGTCGCACTTCTCACAAAGCAATGCTGTAAGCCAAATGCCTATGAGTATGACCGACGATACCATGGAATACATGGACACTTTTATGGCTCAATCCAACGTCCCCATGGCGGAGCTCTGGAATGTCGGAATGGTAGCCATGCACAACGGGCACGCCACCGTGAGCATGCCAGAAAGACAGCATGTTCAGGGTAACATGGTCGGGCAAGAAGCAATAATGCTACCGAGCCAACAGCCAAAAAACGACCATCACGTTCCACCATATCTTTGGCCCGAGAACTTTGCCCAACCAAATCCAAAGTTTGAAATGGAAGATGCAGACATGCTGGGAGCCAATTTCAATTGGCACGACTGGAATCAGAGCATTCGGGGCTTGGGGATGGAGGGCACGCAATCGAAACAGAGCTGGTGA
- a CDS encoding uncharacterized protein (EggNog:ENOG41) produces the protein MAVNFDFGASATSPKHNMADHSASSPHHPNNVTIYQTTGPDAHFGPIVAPGDSGSPLLNPRSCVTCRRRKVRCDKQMPCSNCRRALIPCAFPAPGRAPRQHRPKDPNAPPKPTSLREVELVKRLKKLEGIVEELSGQIEVETGGRASSAANSPSNEGSPTAQRPKSSSLGAFAAGVVDFGDNHATGEVPESRKMKESRKQLGRLVLSDSKGSARYVSSGFWSKLNDELDAIREETQKLTDEDADDSEFEESPPIDSPATAASSSYNHQSNHQSFILGHQSLDANLRNFHPVPSHATFLWSVYQETVDPLLKVIHVPTMDALLRDTRKCPEKLAPGHESLVFAVYYAAIVALEEGEIQTNFAVTKEEMLARYRYATEQSLAKANFLNTSELAVVQALTLFLLVVRRYDESRFTWSMTALLVRIAQGLGIHRDGTNFGLSPFETEQRRRVWWAILTLDFRASEEMGTDLLVADGDFDTQFPTSLNDADFSPASTTIPPSKRRKVRNCNLLGEIRSLRHVEAHTRRVWREYVWC, from the exons ATGGCGGTAAATTTCGACTTTGGCGCCTCTGCGACGTCGCCGAAGCACAACATGGCCGACCACAGCGCCTCGTCGCCGCATCATCCGAACAATGTCACCATCTACCAGACGACCGGGCCAGACGCCCACTTTGGCCCCATCGTGGCCCCGGGAGACTCGGGATCACCGCTGCTGAATCCGCGATCCTGCGTCACCTGCCGGAGGCGCAAGGTGCGATGCGACAAGCAGATGCCCTGCTCCAATTGTCGGCGCGCCTTGATTCCCTGTGCATTCCCCGCGCCCGGCCGTGCGCCGCGCCAGCACCGGCCCAAGGACCCGAATGCCCCTCCGAAACCGACGAGCCTGCGCGAGGTTGAGCTGGTCAAgcggctgaagaagctggagggcATCGTGGAGGAGTTGAGCGGCCAGATCGAGGTTGAGACTGGCGGCAGGGCTTCATCTGCCGCGAACTCGCCCTCCAACGAAGGATCGCCCACGGCCCAGCGACCGAAATCCAGCAGCCTGGGCGCATTTGCGGCGGGGGTTGTTGATTTTGGCGACAACCATGCCACTGGCGAGGTCCCCGAGTCTCgtaagatgaaagagagccGGAAGCAGCTCGGACGACTGGTCTTGAGCGATAGCAAAGGCAGCGCTCGCTATGTTAGCAGTGGATTCTGGTCCAAATTGAACGATGAG CTGGATGCTATTCGCGAAGAAACGCAGAAGCTTACCGACGAGGATGCCGACGACTCTGAGTTTGAGGAATCGCCGCCCATCGATTCACCTGCCACAGCTGCAAGCTCCTCATATAATCACCAGAGTAATCACCAGAGCTTCATCCTAGGTCATCAATCTCTCGATGCTAATTTAAGAAACTTTCACCCTGTACCCTCTCATGCCACGTTTTTGTGGTCAGTCTATCAGGAAACTGTTGATCCTTTACTCAAAGTCATCCACGTCCCAACCATGGATGCCCTATTACGCGATACCCGAAAATGCCCCGAAAAACTAGCCCCAGGGCATGAATCCTTAGTTTTTGCTGTTTATTACGCTGCAATTGTGGCGCTTGAGGAAGGCGAG ATACAAACCAATTTCGCCGTTaccaaagaagagatgcTTGCGCGATATCGCTATGCTACAGAACAATCTCTTGCCAAAGCAAATTTTCTAAATACATCGGAACTTGCAGTCGTCCAAGCACTCACTCTATTTCTTCTAGTCGTAAGACGATACGACGAGAGCCGATTTACTTGGTCCATGACCGCTCTCCTAGTTCGGATTGCGCAGGGTCTGGGCATTCATCGTGACGGAACAAACTTTGGACTCTCTCCGTTTGAAACAGAGCAGAGACGACGTGTTTGGTGGGCCATTTTGACTTTGGACTTTCGAGCTTCCGAGGAAATGGGCACCGACTTGCTTGTGGCTGATGGAGACTTCGATACTCAATTCCCTACTAGCCTTAATGATGCCGACTTCTCACCTGCGAGCACTACAATCCCCCCcagcaagagaaggaaagtcAGAAACTGCAATCTCCTTGGTGAGATTCGAAGTCTGCGCCATGTCGAGGCGCATACGCGACGCGTCTGGCGAGAATACGTCTGGTGCTAG
- a CDS encoding uncharacterized protein (TransMembrane:2 (i66-85o91-121i)): MLMRHDTDNRQSDTIMGHQVNFRLLISRRLTKTCAKLHNFGKEDTRPMTFFEHSQKEPDISQKMRLCGSAALFPSPGLTISQVPVSEMGELFAAAALVSGCPTAVGVPSLAPSLLLSLLLITINLDQLKARHTYGYFFASSDMLKDYYDECSLFEDGPVEICFWSIYHEDGSHAGEASSS, translated from the exons ATGCTAATGCGACATGATACAGATAACAGGCAATCAGATACGATTATGGGACACCAAGTCAATTTCCGGCTGCTGATCAGCCGGCGCCTAACTAAAACATGTGCGAAATTACACAACTTTGGAAAAGAGGATACAAGACCGATGACCTTCTTTGAACATTCGCAGAAAGAACCAGACATCAGTCAAAAGATGCGGCTCTGCGGCTCTGCGGCTCTG TTCCCATCCCCAGGGTTGACAATTTCCCAAGTCCCGGTATCTGAGATGGGTGAATtgtttgctgccgctgcgttGGTCTCTGGCTGTCCCACTGCAGTGGGCGTGCCTTCATTGGCGCCCTCGTTGTTGTTATCATTGTTGCTGATTACCATCAACTT AGATCAGCTCAAGGCACGGCATACTTACGGATACTTTTTTGCTTCGTCAGACATGTTGAAGGATTATTACGATGAGTGTAGTCTTTTTGAGGATGGACCAGTGGAAATCTGCTTTTGGAGCATATatcatgaagatggctctCACGCCGGGgaagcatcatcttcttaA
- a CDS encoding 60S ribosomal protein uL14 (BUSCO:EOG092D4KES): MAKQSRGAPGGKLKMTLGLPVGAVMNCADNSGARNLYIISVKGIGARLNRLPAGGVGDMVMATVKKGKPELRKKVHPAVIVRQAKPWKRFDGVFLYFEDNAGVIVNPKGEMKGSAITGPVGKEAAELWPRIASNSGVVM; the protein is encoded by the exons ATGGCCAAGCAATC CCGTGGTGCCCCTGGTGGCAAGCTCAAGATGACCCTGGGTCTTCCCGTGGGTGCCGTCATGAACTGCGCCGACAACTCAGGTGCTCGTAACCTGTACATCATCTCCGTCAAGGGTATCGGTGCTCGTCTGAACCGTCTCCCCGCCGGTGGTGTCGGTGACATGGTCATGGCCACCGTCAAGAAGGGAAAGCCTGAGCTGCGAAAGAAGGTCCACCCCGCTGTCATCGTCCGACAGGCCAAGCCCTGGAAGCGATTCGACGGTGTCTTCCTGTACTTCGAGGACAACGCTGGTGTC ATCGTCAACCCCAAGGGTGAGATGAAGGGCTCTGCCATCACTGGCCCCGTCGGCAAGGAGGCTGCTGAGCTGTGGCCC cgtATTGCCAGCAACTCCGGTGTCGTCATGTAA